A stretch of Castanea sativa cultivar Marrone di Chiusa Pesio chromosome 2, ASM4071231v1 DNA encodes these proteins:
- the LOC142624529 gene encoding endo-1,3;1,4-beta-D-glucanase-like codes for MSSSQCFENPPTLSSTCGAGTVQEFGGLQTYITGSPDSKLAILLISDVFGYEAPNLRKLADKVASAGYLVVVPDFFYGDPIINFNDPTFDRDSWRKTHNTDKGYEDAKPVLTALKSRGVSAIGAAGFCWGGKVVVKLASSTDIQAAVVLHPGKITEDEIDDVKVPIAILGAEIDHTSPPEQLKEFGKKLSEKSEFDSFVKIFPGVAHGWSVRYSLEDESAVKSAEEAQLDMLNWFTKYVK; via the exons ATGTCAAGCTCTCAGTGCTTTGAGAACCCACCAACTCTGAGCTCAACCTGTGGAGCAGGGACAGTCCAAGAATTTGGAGGCCTTCAAACCTATATCACTGGCTCTCCAGATTCCAAGCTTGCCATCCTTCTCATTTCCGATGTTTTTG GGTATGAAGCACCCAATTTAAG GAAACTTGCAGACAAAGTTGCATCAGCTGGCTATTTGGTGGTAGttcctgattttttttatggggaccctattattaattttaatgacCCTACATTTGATCGAGACTCATGGCGAAAAACTCACAACACG GATAAAGGATATGAAGATGCCAAACCTGTGCTTACAGCTCTGAAGAGCAGAGGAGTTTCTGCCATAGGAGCTGCAGGTTTTTGCTGGGGAG GGAAGGTAGTAGTGAAATTAGCAAGTTCTACTGACATTCAGGCTGCTGTCGTGTTACATCCTGGAAAGATCACGGAAGATGAAATTGATG ATGTTAAGGTTCCTATTGCTATATTGGGAGCTGAGATTGACCATACTTCCCCACCTGAACAATTGAAAGAGTTTGGAAAGAAGTTGTCAGAAAAATCTGAG TTTGATAGCTTTGTGAAAATATTCCCTGGTGTGGCTCATGGATGGTCAGTAAGGTACAGTCTTGAGGATGAGTCAGCCGTCAAGAGTGCTGAAGAGGCCCAATTGGACATGTTAAATTGGTTTACCAAGTATGTCAAGTGA
- the LOC142624528 gene encoding endo-1,3;1,4-beta-D-glucanase-like, protein MSSSQCFENAPTLSSTCGAGTVQEFGGLQTYVTGSSHSKLAILLLSDGFGYEAPNFRKLADKVAAAGFFVVVPDFFHGDPVTDLNDPKFDRDTWMKAHNTDEGFEDAKPVIEALKSKGFSAIGAAGFCWGAMVLVKLASSTDLQAAVLLHPGRITEDEINNVKIPISILGAEIDHSSPPERMKQFGKNLSEKSEFDSFVKIYPGVAHGWTVRYNVEDESAVKSAEEAHLDMLNWFTKYVK, encoded by the exons ATGTCGAGCTCTCAGTGCTTTGAGAACGCACCAACCTTGAGCTCAACCTGTGGAGCAGGGACAGTCCAAGAGTTTGGAGGCCTTCAAACTTATGTCACTGGCTCTTCTCATTCTAAGCTTGCCATCCTTCTCCTTTCCGATGGTTTTG GTTATGAAGCACCAAATTTCAG GAAACTAGCTGACAAGGTTGCAGCAGCTGGCTTCTTTGTGGTAGTTCCTGATTTTTTTCATGGTGACCCTGTCACTGATTTAAATGACCCTAAATTTGATCGAGACACCTGGATGAAAGCTCACAACACG GATGAAGGATTTGAAGATGCCAAACCTGTGATTGAAGCTTTGAAGAGTAAAGGATTCTCTGCCATAGGGGCTGCAGGTTTTTGCTGGGGGG CAATGGTATTGGTCAAATTAGCAAGTTCTACTGACCTTCAGGCTGCTGTCTTGTTGCATCCTGGACGGATCACAGAAGATGAAATCAATA ATGTTAAGATTCCTATTTCAATATTGGGAGCTGAGATTGACCATTCTTCTCCACCTGAACGAATGAAACAGTTTGGAAAGAATTTGTCAGAAAAATCTGAG TTCGATAGCTTTGTGAAGATATATCCTGGTGTGGCTCATGGATGGACAGTAAGGTACAATGTTGAGGATGAGTCAGCCGTCAAGAGTGCTGAAGAGGCCCATTTGGACATGTTAAACTGGTTTACCAAGTATGTCAAGTGA
- the LOC142624527 gene encoding putative 3-hydroxyisobutyrate dehydrogenase-like 2, mitochondrial has translation MGTLTPFPNPITPSQTRIGWIGIGVMGAAMASRLLSAGYSLSFYARTPSKPSSLSLQSQGAVLASSPRDLARSCDVIFTMLGHPPDVRQIVLDSDGLLSGLNPNSVIVDTTSSHPALAREIFSAARKIDCWAVDAPVSGGDVGARDGKLAILAGGDGEVVKWLTPLFDILGKVTYMGQAGCGQSCKIGNQIIVGANLLGLSEGLVFAEKAGLDVGQLFEAVRSGAAGSMVMELFGERMIGRDFRPGGFAEYQVKDLGMGVDVVEQGDDEKVVVLPGAALCKQLFSGMVANGDGKLGTQGLITVIQRLNGK, from the coding sequence atgggGACTCTCACTCCCTTCCCAAACCCCATCACTCCTTCCCAAACTCGCATAGGTTGGATCGGCATAGGCGTAATGGGCGCTGCCATGGCCTCTCGCCTCCTCTCTGCTGGTTACTCACTCTCCTTCTACGCTCGCACCCCTTCCAAGCCTTCATCCCTCTCTCTCCAATCCCAAGGCGCCGTTCTCGCCTCTTCCCCACGCGACCTCGCTCGTTCCTGCGATGTTATCTTCACTATGCTGGGACACCCACCAGATGTTCGACAAATTGTCCTCGACTCGGATGGCCTCCTCTCCGGCCTAAATCCAAACTCTGTCATTGTTGACACTACCAGCAGTCACCCTGCACTCGCACGCGAAATTTTTTCCGCTGCACGCAAGATAGATTGCTGGGCTGTCGACGCCCCGGTTTCCGGGGGCGACGTTGGTGCTAGAGATGGGAAATTGGCTATACTCGCTGGTGGTGATGGTGAAGTTGTGAAGTGGCTGACACccttgtttgatattttagggAAGGTCACGTATATGGGTCAAGCGGGTTGCGGCCAGAGTTGTAAGATAGGGAATCAGATTATTGTGGGAGCGAATTTGTTGGGGCTGAGTGAAGGGTTGGTGTTTGCGGAGAAGGCGGGTTTGGATGTTGGGCAGCTCTTCGAGGCGGTGAGGAGTGGGGCGGCGGGGTCGATGGTGATGGAGTTGTTTGGGGAGAGGATGATAGGGAGGGACTTTAGGCCAGGTGGGTTCGCAGAATATCAAGTGAAGGATTTGGGGATGGGTGTGGATGTTGTGGAACAAGGTGATGATGAGAAGGTTGTGGTTTTACCTGGGGCAGCATTGTGTAAGCAGTTGTTTTCTGGGATGGTGGCTAACGGGGATGGGAAGCTTGGCACTCAGGGCTTGATCACTGTTATACAGAGACTCAATGGCAAGTGA